In the Mesotoga infera genome, CTCGGCAGTTCACAGCATTAGGATCCTTCACATACTCGGAAGATGTACCTGAGGAAAAAGTTCAAGAGATAACTCTGTATTCAGGTGTGCCTGATTCTAGTGTCGATGTGATTTCTGCTGTATCTACAGTTACCTATGATTCAAGTCTAAGAAAGGTGGTTCATCAGTATTATAACAAATCTGGGAGGTTAGTTTCATCTGTGATTGCGGAGAATGTTGTGGAGTTTGAGTTTGATCCTGTTCCACTAACTTCATATTTGACATATAGTGCTACGTTCACCTATTTTGATCTAGTCAGCAATGCCCCAATTCTAACGCGAAGTGCGCGAGGAGCGGTGAGGTTTTATTAGAACTAGAGATGGTTTCTCGTTGCTTGAAGTGGTTATTGCTCTAGCGATTCTTGGATTATTCGTTGCGGGCGGGATTTTTCTGATAGTCCGATACAATTCTATGTCGCAAGGAATAACTCATGTTTCAGCAATACAAGCTGCGACGAGTTTTGTTCGTCATTTCATTAGGCAAGACTCGGTTTTGAGAGCTGTTGGAGATGATTCAGATGTCATTTTGGAAAGGGTCAACGAAAGGTTAGTCTTGATTGAGAACGCCCTTAATGGACCTAATGAAGGAATGGGTTTTTTGGCTACAGCAGGGTTTGGAGATCTGCGAATCGAAATCTCACCATTGGAACAGAGCTCGGTCATGTATAACGGAAATGACTGGATTCTTTTCACAGTAGAGGCCATGATTTCTGACATAGACAGGAACTCAAAGGAGGAGAAAGTATATGTTACTATCTCATCACAGTAGAAAAAGTGGGTTCGCTTTGGTCATGACACTCATTCTTGTTGCTTTTGGAACGGTGGTTCTTCTTGCGAGCGGTTTACAGCTTTCAAGAACAACAGATGTGGTGAATTCCTATAGAAGAATAGCTAATGTGCAGAATATTGCAAACAATGTTGTAGAAGTAGCATCTTGTTACTTCGTAGATAATCTCTCCAGCTACACTGAAGATGATAAGGTAACGTGGTCTGAAGCAGTCGAATTCATTAGCATGCTTGATTCTCGATCAGGCCTTGAAAGCAAATACTGGGCAGATTTTCTTAGTTTTATTGGAGAAGACACTGAGGGTTTTAGTTTGACAGATCAGGTCAATTCATTCAGCAATAGCAAAGGGCTTGGTGAAGGAAGATACAATATATCATCGCACGTATTTCCGGTTGCAGGTGGAGCAGAGAAATACGTCGTTATTTGTTCGGCTGAACTTGATGGGACAAAGCGTTATTCAATGGGTCTGGTTATGACAGACGCGTCGCCCCAGGGTGGATTACCTGCGCTAAGGACTGTTTCATTAGATCGAGTATTATCATCGCTAAGAAGTATTGGGAATGGAAAATCAAAGAAAATCGTTGGAGATATTGTTTTTGGAGATGCCATAGTAGCGGGAATTCTATC is a window encoding:
- a CDS encoding prepilin-type N-terminal cleavage/methylation domain-containing protein codes for the protein MLLQFKYGGWELKNTEQLRRKGMTLTELLVALSVSTVVLLIVVLITTQSLRITKATEASMSLDEQISKLHSSLNYIISRQFTALGSFTYSEDVPEEKVQEITLYSGVPDSSVDVISAVSTVTYDSSLRKVVHQYYNKSGRLVSSVIAENVVEFEFDPVPLTSYLTYSATFTYFDLVSNAPILTRSARGAVRFY
- a CDS encoding prepilin-type N-terminal cleavage/methylation domain-containing protein; translation: MRTRDGFSLLEVVIALAILGLFVAGGIFLIVRYNSMSQGITHVSAIQAATSFVRHFIRQDSVLRAVGDDSDVILERVNERLVLIENALNGPNEGMGFLATAGFGDLRIEISPLEQSSVMYNGNDWILFTVEAMISDIDRNSKEEKVYVTISSQ